The following coding sequences are from one Triticum aestivum cultivar Chinese Spring chromosome 5A, IWGSC CS RefSeq v2.1, whole genome shotgun sequence window:
- the LOC543096 gene encoding flowering time control protein FCA: protein MHRGSDRSGDPSGPAGGARSGADGRFARGPSRWSGGGGGSPPPHRSSRGGSSDGGGGGGGRFHPYRAPSEYVVGGGGTGGYRGGGGGGDFGETAGGARSRYGGGGSGGGGRGDYSDHDNKSGYVKLFVGSVPRTANEDDVRPLFEDHGDVLEVALIRDRKTGEQQGCCFVKYATSEEAERAIRALHNQCTIPGAMGPVQVRYADGEKERHGSIEHKLFVASLNKQATAKEIEEIFAPFGHVEDVYIMKDGMRQSRGCGFVKFSSKEPALAAMNSLSGTYIMRGCEQPLIVRFADPKRPRPGESRGGPAFGGPGVSSRSDAALVIRPTANLDEQIGRHMPPDSWRPSSPSSMAPHQFNNFGSDNSMGLMGGPVTSAADNVTFRPQMFHGNGSLSSQTAVPTSSHMGINPSLSQGHHLGGPQISPLQKPTGQPQNFPVQLQNAQQGQLHASQSLGPGSFGQNIPTMQLPGQLPVSQPLTQQNASAGALQAPSAVQSNPMQAVPGQQQLPSNVTPQMLQQPVQQMLSQAPQLLLQQQQAAIQSSYQSSQQTIFQLQQQLQLLQQQQQHQQQPNLNQQPHTQVPKQQGQPVQSNTPGAPAAMMTTKINAIPQQVNSPAVSLTCNWTEHTSPEGFKYYYNSITRESKWEKPEEYILYEQQQQHQKLILLQQHQQKLVAQQLQSPPQAQTIPPMQSMQHHPQSQQGHNQMQMKQQDLNYNQLQATGTIDPSRIQQGIQAAQERSWKS, encoded by the exons ATGCACCGCGGCAGCGACCGCTCCGGCGACCCCTCCGGCCCCGCGGGCGGCGCTCGCAGCGGCGCGGACGGCAGATTCGCACGCGGACCCTCACgctggtccggcggcggcgggggtagcCCCCCGCCCCACCGCTCCTCCCGCGGCGGGAgcagcgacggcggcggaggcggaggcgggagGTTCCATCCGTACCGTGCGCCGTCTGAATACGTTGTTGGCGGTGGTGGAACTGGAGGGtacagaggcggcggcggcggcggcgactttggTGAGACGGCCGGTGGAGCGAGGAGCCGCTACGgaggcggtggcagcggcggcggaggccgtGGAGACTACTCAG ATCATGATAACAAAAGTGGTTATGTTAAACTTTTTGTTGGATCAGTTCCAAGAACAGCAAATGAAGATGAT GTTCGACCTTTATTCGAGGATCATGGAGATGTTCTTGAAGTTGCTTTGATCAGGGATAGGAAAACTGGTGAACAACAAG GCTGTTGTTTTGTTAAATATGCTACTTCTGAAGAGGCTGAGAGAGCCATCAGAGCTCTGCATAACCAGTGCACTATTCCTGGG GCGATGGGCCCTGTTCAGGTTAGATATGCTGATGGTGAAAAGGAGCGTCATG GGTCTATTGAGCACAAATTGTTTGTTGCATCACTGAATAAGCAAGCAACTGCAAAGGAGATTGAAGAG ATTTTTGCTCCTTTTGGTCATGTGGAAGATGTTTACATTATGAAAGATGGCATGAGGCAGAGCCGAG GCTGTGGTTTTGTCAAATTCTCATCAAAAGAACCTGCACTTGCAGCCATGAATTCTCTTAGTGGGACTTACATAATGAGG GGGTGCGAGCAACCATTAATAGTTCGATTTGCTGATCCGAAGAGGCCTAGACCTGGAGAATCAAG GGGTGGCCCTGCATTCGGAGGTCCTGGTGTCAGTTCTCGATCTGATGCAGCACTAGTTATCAG GCCGACTGCCAATCTTGATGAGCAAATAGGTCGACACATGCCTCCTGACAGTTGGCGCCCTTCAAGCCCAAGCTCAATGGCACCTCATCAGTTTAATAACTTTGGGTCTGACAATTCTATGGGCCTGATGGGCGGCCCTGTTACATCAGCAGCAGATAAT GTTACTTTTCGGCCTCAGATGTTTCATGGGAATGGTTCTTTGTCAAGTCAGACAGCTGTGCCGACATCATCTCATATG GGCATAAATCCTTCCTTGTCACAAGGGCATCATCTAGGTGGGCCACAGATCTCGCCCTTGCAAAAGCCAACTGGCCAACCGCAGAATTTCCCTGTACAGTTGCAGAATGCTCAGCAAGGGCAGCTTCATGCCTCACAATCCTTGGGGCCTGGTTCTTTTGGCCAGAATATACCAACTATGCAATTACCTGGCCAGCTCCCTGTGTCACAACCGTTGACGCAGCAAAATGCTTCTGCAGGCGCTCTACAGGCGCCTTCAGCTGTACAGTCCAATCCCATGCAAGCTGTTCCTGGACAACAGCAACTTCCTTCGAATGTAACACCGCAAATGCTGCAGCAGCCTGTCCAGCAGATGCTGTCACAAGCACCACAGTTGCTACTCCAACAGCAGCAGGCAGCTATACAGTCCAGTTATCAATCTTCACAGCAGACGATTTTTCAGCTTCAGCAACAGCTGCAGctactgcagcagcagcagcagcaccagcagcaacCTAACTTAAATCAGCAGCCACATACGCAAGTTCCTAAGCAACAG GGACAGCCGGTGCAATCTAATACCCCTGGTGCTCCGGCTGCCATGATGACGACAAAAATAAATGCAATTCCACAGCAGGTCAATTCGCCTGCAGTTTCTTTAACTTGCAATTGGACCGAACATACCTCACCGGAAGGTTTTAAATATTACTACAATAGCATAACTCGAGAGAGTAAG TGGGAGAAGCCTGAAGAATATATACTGtatgagcagcagcagcagcaccagaaACTTATTTTACTTCAACAGCACCAACAAAAGCTTGTTGCGCAGCAACTTCAGTCACCTCCTCAGGCTCAAACTATTCCGCCTATGCAATCTATGCAACACCATCCCCAGTCACAGCAAGGACATAACCAAATGCAGATGAAACAGCAG GATTTGAATTATAATCAGTTACAGGCAACTGGCACGATTGATCCCAGTAGGATTCAGCAG GGAATTCAAGCTGCTCAAGAGCGTTCTTGGAAAAGTTGA